In the Pseudanabaena sp. PCC 7367 genome, one interval contains:
- a CDS encoding DNA double-strand break repair nuclease NurA, producing MLDLLKVATQMQGMSEQLAQEAQQLMRKLDRAEELFNQASDRQEELCQQRARFSDRLIFNCAEPIEPLTLRHQIAPMTGSHCVIATDGSQIAPSRHEAAYCYLVNVGRVALHYGSGTYPHLDSVPEIFYKPEDLYGARQWGISTEEWMGLRRTAAEAIALTELALAQKNSAINNHSGHSQPLNHLTSLNPANNLSDQPNNQNDRSLDLDLDLDNQSTSPMLALSDGSLIYWSLEALPREARDRILPDMLTAWDLLKMAQIPLAGYISAPRAVESTNFLRLPACPFEQPDCQTHCQSSSSNSNNAQPIAKAPCSKIQPTRDATLWHRLLQPGECSPLWRSNARILNEYGDAQQIYFCYLHVGVEIARVEMPAWTALDFNLRNQALSMILAQIQKGYGYPVALAEAHNQAVVTGSDRRRFFTILEQQMLKSGLSNLATSYKEARKRGSIA from the coding sequence ATGCTAGATCTGCTCAAAGTTGCAACCCAAATGCAAGGCATGTCTGAGCAACTGGCTCAAGAGGCGCAGCAATTAATGCGCAAGTTAGATCGAGCCGAGGAGTTGTTTAATCAAGCCAGCGATCGCCAGGAAGAATTATGTCAGCAACGAGCCCGGTTTAGCGATCGGTTAATTTTTAATTGTGCCGAGCCGATTGAACCATTAACCCTGCGCCACCAGATTGCACCCATGACTGGCAGCCATTGTGTGATCGCCACGGATGGATCGCAGATTGCGCCGAGTCGCCATGAAGCCGCCTATTGCTATCTGGTAAACGTGGGGCGGGTTGCTTTGCATTATGGCAGTGGCACCTATCCCCATTTAGACAGTGTGCCAGAGATTTTCTACAAGCCTGAAGATCTATATGGTGCCAGGCAATGGGGGATTAGCACCGAAGAATGGATGGGTTTGCGCCGCACCGCCGCCGAAGCGATCGCCCTGACCGAATTAGCCCTAGCTCAGAAAAATTCTGCTATCAATAATCACTCTGGGCACTCTCAGCCACTTAATCATCTAACTTCTCTCAATCCTGCCAATAATCTGAGCGATCAACCAAATAACCAGAACGATCGATCGCTAGATCTGGATTTAGATCTAGATAATCAATCAACCTCCCCGATGCTGGCACTGAGTGATGGCTCCTTGATCTACTGGTCGCTCGAAGCATTACCCAGGGAAGCCCGCGATCGGATCTTGCCGGATATGCTCACCGCCTGGGATTTACTCAAAATGGCGCAAATTCCCCTGGCTGGTTATATCAGTGCGCCCAGAGCCGTCGAATCAACCAACTTTTTGCGATTGCCCGCTTGTCCCTTCGAGCAGCCCGATTGCCAGACCCATTGCCAAAGTTCCAGTAGTAACAGTAACAATGCCCAACCGATCGCCAAAGCACCATGCAGCAAAATTCAACCCACCCGTGATGCGACCTTGTGGCATCGGTTATTACAGCCCGGTGAATGTAGCCCGTTGTGGCGTAGTAATGCCCGAATTTTGAATGAATATGGCGATGCGCAGCAGATCTATTTTTGTTATTTGCATGTGGGTGTAGAAATTGCGCGGGTGGAAATGCCAGCCTGGACTGCTCTGGATTTTAATTTGAGAAATCAAGCCCTGAGCATGATCCTGGCGCAAATTCAAAAGGGCTATGGTTATCCAGTGGCTTTGGCGGAAGCTCATAATCAAGCGGTAGTGACTGGGAGCGATCGCCGCCGTTTCTTTACCATCCTGGAGCAACAAATGCTCAAATCAGGATTGAGTAATTTAGCTACTTCCTACAAAGAAGCCCGCAAGCGGGGTAGCATTGCTTAA
- a CDS encoding glycosyltransferase — protein MSFNLDLLDILDFLFLPLLVVQLGCALVLLKRLSTAPQRIPALEPIEEHEAKPTPQVTVVIPTLNEAERLPHCLDGLRGQAMAEIVVVDSRSQDGTPAYVRSQQAEYPSKLRLVTDDPLPDGWVGRPWALHNGYLNANPDSEWILGVDADTMPQPGMVATIVQTAIAENYDIVSLSPRFILKHPGEQLLQPALLMTLIYRFGATGDRTQFTKDRVLANGQCFLSRKEVLDRLGGYKLASSSFCDDVTLARAAAQQGAKVGFLNGSELLQVRMYTSMAETWTEWGRSLDLKDAATPLQTWSDVGFLLMVQGLPIPLLALLILLVVLLPGLSTIGWTLLAINLFLVTIRLALLFGIRVSYTELGFFFWLSPLFDPIAVLRIFISTVNRPRQWRGRIYTQTG, from the coding sequence GTGTCATTTAATTTAGATCTGTTAGATATTTTAGATTTTTTGTTTCTGCCGTTGCTGGTGGTGCAGCTTGGATGTGCCCTGGTGCTGTTAAAAAGGTTGAGCACCGCGCCGCAGCGCATACCAGCCCTAGAGCCGATCGAGGAGCATGAAGCTAAGCCCACGCCGCAGGTAACCGTGGTAATTCCCACCCTCAATGAGGCGGAGCGATTACCCCATTGTTTGGATGGGTTGCGCGGTCAGGCAATGGCAGAAATTGTGGTGGTTGATAGCCGATCGCAGGATGGCACCCCGGCATATGTGCGATCGCAGCAGGCTGAATATCCCAGCAAATTACGCCTGGTTACCGATGACCCACTACCCGATGGGTGGGTTGGTCGTCCCTGGGCGCTGCACAATGGTTATTTAAATGCAAATCCCGACAGTGAGTGGATTCTGGGCGTAGATGCCGATACAATGCCGCAACCGGGTATGGTGGCCACAATCGTGCAAACGGCGATCGCCGAAAACTATGATATTGTCTCGCTCTCACCCCGGTTTATTCTCAAGCATCCGGGGGAGCAATTGCTACAACCAGCATTGTTGATGACTTTGATCTATCGCTTTGGCGCTACGGGCGATCGCACTCAATTTACTAAAGACCGCGTTTTGGCCAATGGTCAATGTTTCCTCTCGCGCAAAGAGGTACTCGATCGCCTGGGTGGCTATAAGCTGGCCAGTAGTTCTTTTTGTGATGATGTTACCTTAGCGCGGGCAGCCGCCCAACAGGGGGCAAAGGTGGGCTTTTTGAATGGCTCTGAGCTATTGCAAGTACGCATGTATACATCAATGGCTGAGACCTGGACTGAATGGGGGCGATCGCTAGACCTGAAGGATGCGGCCACGCCATTACAAACCTGGAGCGATGTTGGCTTTTTGTTAATGGTGCAGGGACTACCAATTCCTTTATTAGCTCTATTAATTCTTTTGGTAGTTTTGCTGCCAGGATTATCGACAATCGGTTGGACGCTGCTGGCAATCAATTTGTTTTTAGTCACGATCAGGCTGGCACTTTTGTTTGGGATCCGCGTCAGCTATACGGAGCTGGGATTTTTCTTCTGGCTCTCCCCCCTGTTTGATCCGATCGCAGTGCTGCGGATTTTTATTTCCACTGTCAACAGACCCAGACAATGGCGCGGTCGTATTTATACTCAAACGGGGTAA
- a CDS encoding flavin reductase family protein, which yields MTESQNLEAKEALGAAIGCIPGGLFIVTTKQKDQTGTMLASWIQQAAFEPPSFTIAVAKGRHIESLLQPGSPVVLNILAKGQGKLVGHFAKSFEPGVDPLAGVELGSAPSGQPYLTGAIAYLDAEVVGSMDAGDHAIVLAKITSGQKIGDGEPAVHIRKNGFKY from the coding sequence ATGACTGAGTCACAAAATTTGGAAGCCAAAGAAGCCTTGGGAGCAGCGATCGGCTGTATTCCTGGTGGTTTGTTTATTGTTACCACCAAACAAAAAGATCAGACTGGCACAATGCTGGCATCCTGGATCCAGCAAGCGGCGTTTGAACCTCCCTCCTTTACGATCGCCGTGGCCAAAGGGCGGCATATTGAATCTCTGTTGCAGCCAGGCTCCCCGGTTGTTTTAAATATTCTGGCCAAAGGACAGGGCAAGCTAGTTGGCCATTTTGCCAAATCATTTGAGCCTGGTGTCGATCCCCTGGCGGGAGTTGAGCTAGGTTCCGCACCCAGTGGTCAGCCCTATTTGACCGGGGCGATCGCTTATCTTGATGCCGAGGTGGTTGGCAGTATGGATGCGGGCGATCATGCGATCGTGCTAGCTAAAATTACCTCCGGTCAAAAGATTGGTGATGGCGAACCTGCTGTTCATATTCGTAAAAACGGCTTTAAGTATTAG
- a CDS encoding iron uptake porin: MQRVRFNNRLLKFSAIAVLCSGGSAVQAIAQTTEVETPGDRVVSSEFIKYAAEGRTAKTAQVTSVSQLSDVQPTDWAFTALQSLVERYGCIAGYPDRTYRGQRAMTRYEFAAGLNACLDKINEIIASGLADKVSKEDLAALQRLQEEFAAELAALRGRVDALEAKTAQLEAQQFSTTTKLEGQAIIAITGGGSGNEELFQPALDNAGLDVLSGQPGDANTTFIARIRLDFNTSFTGNDLLVTRLESGNGGDGVTSFLSQPDEILGFTGFGGSSGFDYAGAGSTFELGKLRYDFPVGENMLVSIGPVISLNDHLDGNSFANDESVDFSIGMFINNALLFPVNDGAGAAIDWNPRGGPFSLRLGYVAANAAEPEDDGNINQGLFGDPYQGIVELEFAPENSEGERPFAIRLQYASAAVNNLEYDIGGVNLEWAPSSRIGLFGRYGFGSIDGRGALLRDVLPTYVNANSATTDLSPTYWMAGLSFPDLFREGAIAAFAVGQPFIESDIGNSSQTNLELFYNLPITENISITPDLQFIFNPNNSSANDTITIGTIRTVFTF, encoded by the coding sequence ATGCAAAGAGTTCGATTTAACAATAGGCTGCTTAAATTTAGTGCGATCGCAGTCCTCTGTTCTGGGGGTAGTGCTGTTCAAGCGATCGCCCAAACTACTGAAGTTGAAACCCCAGGCGATCGGGTGGTTTCATCGGAGTTCATCAAATATGCGGCTGAAGGACGAACTGCCAAAACAGCTCAGGTCACTTCTGTCTCGCAGTTGAGCGATGTGCAACCAACCGATTGGGCCTTCACGGCGTTGCAATCCCTGGTCGAACGTTACGGTTGTATTGCTGGCTATCCCGATCGTACCTATCGCGGCCAACGCGCCATGACCCGTTATGAGTTTGCGGCTGGCTTGAATGCCTGTTTAGACAAAATCAACGAGATTATTGCCTCTGGTCTGGCCGATAAGGTTAGTAAAGAAGATTTGGCGGCGCTGCAACGACTGCAAGAAGAATTTGCGGCTGAACTCGCTGCCCTGCGGGGTCGGGTTGATGCGCTCGAAGCCAAAACAGCACAACTAGAGGCGCAGCAGTTCTCAACCACTACCAAACTAGAGGGACAAGCGATCATTGCGATCACCGGTGGTGGCTCTGGCAATGAAGAACTGTTTCAACCGGCTTTAGATAATGCGGGATTGGATGTTTTGTCTGGGCAGCCCGGTGATGCCAATACTACGTTTATTGCGCGGATTAGATTAGATTTCAACACCAGCTTTACTGGCAATGATTTACTGGTCACCCGCTTGGAATCTGGTAATGGCGGTGATGGCGTAACTTCTTTTCTGTCACAGCCGGATGAAATTCTAGGCTTTACTGGCTTTGGCGGTAGCTCTGGATTTGACTATGCTGGCGCTGGTTCCACCTTTGAACTGGGCAAGCTGCGGTATGACTTTCCGGTTGGCGAAAATATGCTGGTGTCGATCGGCCCGGTGATTTCCCTTAACGATCACCTGGATGGGAATAGCTTTGCCAATGATGAGTCGGTGGACTTTTCGATCGGCATGTTCATTAACAATGCGTTGCTGTTCCCGGTCAATGATGGCGCTGGTGCGGCGATCGATTGGAATCCCAGAGGCGGCCCGTTTAGCTTGCGATTGGGCTATGTGGCAGCCAATGCAGCCGAGCCAGAAGATGATGGCAATATTAACCAGGGGCTATTTGGCGATCCCTACCAGGGCATTGTAGAACTGGAATTCGCACCAGAGAATAGTGAAGGTGAAAGACCGTTTGCGATTCGGCTGCAATATGCATCGGCTGCGGTGAACAACCTTGAATATGACATTGGTGGGGTTAATTTAGAATGGGCTCCATCGTCTAGGATTGGCCTGTTTGGTCGCTATGGCTTTGGTAGCATCGATGGTCGTGGTGCTTTGTTGCGGGATGTGTTGCCCACCTATGTAAACGCAAATTCTGCTACTACTGATTTGAGTCCAACCTACTGGATGGCGGGGCTTTCATTCCCAGATTTGTTCAGGGAAGGGGCGATCGCTGCGTTTGCAGTGGGGCAGCCATTCATTGAAAGTGATATTGGCAATTCTTCGCAAACCAATCTAGAGTTGTTCTATAACTTGCCAATTACTGAAAATATCTCAATTACACCAGACTTGCAGTTTATTTTTAATCCCAATAATAGCAGCGCCAACGATACGATTACGATCGGTACGATCCGCACTGTATTTACATTCTAA
- a CDS encoding histidine phosphatase family protein — protein MQILRPHKFPRSLSLALCSCLLIISSACTTTATAPNPATETPPAENVSDQIAQADEGLSPGEQANADFQDKLSGTELLNALKQGGHVIYFRHAQTEKDYADQVTADVNNCATQRVLSEVGWQQARTIGKAFEAKDIPYNQVISSQYCRAWKTADLAFSKYEKNPALNFLPFEDYTDTQVEEMKANVMPLLTAIPPNGTNTIIVGHDDIFESATGIYPDPQGIAYIVTPDGQGGFELVANMLPKEWGDL, from the coding sequence ATGCAAATACTACGCCCCCATAAATTCCCACGCTCCCTATCGCTTGCGCTCTGTTCATGTTTGTTGATCATCAGCAGTGCTTGCACCACTACTGCAACAGCCCCCAATCCAGCTACAGAAACACCACCAGCGGAAAACGTGTCCGATCAGATCGCCCAAGCAGATGAAGGGCTGAGTCCCGGTGAGCAGGCAAATGCAGATTTTCAAGATAAACTCAGCGGTACAGAACTACTCAACGCCCTCAAACAAGGTGGGCATGTAATTTACTTCCGTCATGCGCAAACTGAGAAAGACTATGCCGATCAAGTCACGGCTGATGTGAATAACTGCGCTACGCAACGGGTATTGAGCGAAGTGGGCTGGCAACAGGCACGTACGATCGGCAAAGCCTTTGAAGCTAAAGATATTCCCTATAATCAGGTAATTTCCAGCCAATATTGTCGTGCCTGGAAAACCGCTGATCTGGCTTTTAGTAAATATGAAAAAAACCCGGCTCTCAATTTCCTGCCCTTTGAGGACTATACCGATACGCAGGTAGAAGAAATGAAGGCGAACGTGATGCCGTTATTAACTGCAATCCCCCCCAATGGCACCAATACAATCATTGTGGGACATGATGATATTTTTGAGTCGGCAACTGGCATCTACCCCGATCCCCAGGGCATTGCCTATATCGTGACTCCCGATGGCCAGGGCGGATTTGAACTAGTTGCGAATATGTTGCCGAAAGAATGGGGCGATCTTTAG
- a CDS encoding GumC family protein, translating to MPEYSLNPGQPEESIDLSRFLRTLRKRWLVVASISATLFATVAAYTYIKEPVYQSETSLLIDDATISVSNLPVNDGLDKYSKEPSLDTEIAILKSRSLIEPAVAQLDNIDPTMTQDQMVSYVLENLYIRQEKGASVLWLIYRDPDPQRAKDVLDSLASAYSQYSLKDRRSRSSTAIQFIEDKLPQVKKDLDESALTVTKFREKYKIVDPDTYAASVYTMKQDLDTQAQQLQIQMAQTQRQFKELQRQVGGSTDLVLGKAILAEDITYQNLVKQFQEAETHYYLERTRFQDDHPEVQVAKDRRDQLYKLMQVQAETVLGGRAAQVGISTAVPASADGSIQQNLAGALFETQTTMAVQAAQMGSVKLAQERVSAIFAQIPQLQQRYTELQRQLELDSAVFTSLSEKLEELRIAEAQEISSWRVLDAALLPLQPIEPNVLRNLVFGGFAGILFGVAIAMYLERSDERIREVEEVRELTHVPLLGSIPRTDMLELSPVVEKETALAPSMMHSAFREALRSLALNLRYLGGDLSIKSIAFTSAVPSEGKSTLVFNLASILAELGHKVLVVDADMRKPNVHHLAKLRNNYGLSTVIATNRSWRQVVQSANVKGCLNVITSGPLPPNPMVLLESTKMTKLLQLWRQTYDYVLIDTPPIVGITDAQCLAGKVDSVVLVAAIERSTRSAIARAVEILGHSRANMAGILINMIERNDSSYYYNYYSSYYKSNNKPLLPVYADDPKSESSDDPLAEDQMTVKH from the coding sequence ATGCCAGAATATTCATTAAATCCTGGGCAACCGGAAGAGTCGATCGACCTGTCCCGGTTTCTGCGGACTTTGCGCAAACGTTGGCTGGTGGTTGCCTCAATTTCGGCTACCCTGTTTGCCACCGTTGCCGCATATACTTACATCAAAGAGCCAGTATATCAATCGGAAACTTCTTTGCTAATTGACGATGCCACCATTTCGGTATCCAACCTGCCAGTCAATGATGGACTGGATAAATATAGCAAAGAACCGAGCTTAGATACAGAAATTGCGATCCTCAAGAGTCGATCGCTAATTGAGCCGGCGGTGGCACAGTTAGATAACATCGATCCCACCATGACTCAGGATCAGATGGTGTCATATGTACTCGAAAATTTGTACATTAGGCAGGAGAAGGGCGCAAGTGTATTGTGGCTAATTTACCGCGACCCAGATCCCCAAAGGGCAAAAGATGTACTTGATTCTTTGGCCTCAGCCTATTCGCAATATAGCCTCAAAGATCGCCGATCGCGCTCTAGTACAGCGATTCAATTCATTGAAGATAAGCTTCCACAGGTTAAAAAAGACCTGGATGAGTCAGCCCTGACTGTGACTAAGTTTCGGGAAAAATATAAAATTGTCGATCCTGATACCTATGCCGCTTCTGTTTATACGATGAAGCAGGATCTCGATACTCAGGCGCAACAGCTACAAATTCAAATGGCGCAAACCCAACGGCAGTTCAAGGAATTACAGCGCCAGGTAGGTGGTTCAACTGATTTGGTTCTGGGCAAAGCGATTCTGGCTGAAGATATTACCTACCAGAATTTGGTCAAACAGTTCCAGGAAGCTGAAACCCATTATTATCTAGAGCGTACCAGATTCCAAGATGATCACCCGGAAGTGCAGGTGGCCAAGGATCGCCGCGATCAACTCTATAAATTGATGCAGGTGCAGGCCGAAACTGTTTTGGGTGGTCGAGCTGCGCAGGTGGGGATTTCTACCGCAGTGCCAGCCAGTGCTGATGGCTCAATTCAGCAAAACTTAGCTGGAGCCTTATTTGAAACCCAAACCACGATGGCGGTGCAGGCGGCGCAGATGGGCAGTGTAAAACTTGCTCAAGAGCGAGTCTCTGCTATTTTTGCCCAAATCCCCCAACTCCAGCAGCGATATACCGAGTTGCAGCGACAACTAGAGCTGGATTCAGCCGTATTTACCAGCCTGTCTGAAAAGCTGGAAGAGTTGCGAATTGCCGAAGCACAGGAGATTTCTTCGTGGCGAGTGCTGGATGCGGCGTTGTTGCCATTGCAACCGATCGAACCAAATGTGTTGCGTAATCTGGTCTTTGGTGGATTTGCGGGGATTTTGTTTGGGGTGGCGATCGCCATGTATCTAGAGCGCTCCGATGAGCGGATCAGAGAAGTCGAAGAAGTGCGCGAGCTGACCCATGTGCCATTGCTGGGCTCGATTCCCCGTACCGATATGCTAGAGCTTTCGCCGGTGGTGGAAAAAGAAACTGCCCTAGCGCCAAGCATGATGCATTCTGCTTTCCGGGAGGCACTGCGATCGCTGGCGTTGAATTTGCGTTACCTGGGTGGTGATTTAAGCATTAAATCGATCGCTTTCACCTCTGCTGTTCCCTCTGAAGGTAAGAGCACGTTGGTATTTAATCTTGCCTCTATTCTTGCCGAACTAGGCCACAAGGTGCTGGTGGTGGATGCGGATATGCGTAAACCAAATGTGCATCATTTGGCCAAGTTGCGTAATAACTATGGTTTATCCACGGTGATCGCCACTAATCGTAGTTGGCGGCAGGTGGTGCAATCGGCCAATGTCAAAGGCTGTCTGAATGTGATTACCTCTGGGCCGTTGCCACCCAACCCAATGGTGTTGTTGGAATCAACCAAAATGACCAAGTTGTTGCAGTTATGGCGACAAACCTATGACTATGTATTGATCGATACACCGCCGATCGTGGGGATTACCGATGCCCAATGTCTGGCCGGGAAGGTGGATTCGGTGGTTCTGGTGGCAGCGATCGAACGATCGACTCGTTCTGCGATCGCCAGGGCAGTAGAAATCCTTGGCCACAGCCGCGCCAACATGGCAGGCATTTTGATTAATATGATCGAACGCAACGATAGTAGCTACTACTACAACTATTATTCGTCCTACTACAAGAGCAATAACAAACCCTTGTTGCCGGTCTATGCCGATGATCCTAAATCAGAGTCCTCAGATGATCCCCTGGCGGAAGACCAAATGACGGTTAAGCATTAG
- a CDS encoding cofactor assembly of complex C subunit B — protein MSNTNSLFLDSALFLTSLLIVGLFFFIKGSTKDRTQSWLFEAEGLIDDQLLERVRYYLQQRAYKVIKIEPERELVTLEGHVKPSAFLAGLLVFLSALGLACLGLVLSILLPTIGNYFLFLCLMAPLAGVFYWRGADRDEQISLQLRSGDLNSSNVSETEQLSESASTPLSSRIWVSAHKDELVTMQKSLNLVRVD, from the coding sequence ATGAGTAATACAAATTCACTTTTTTTAGATTCAGCATTATTCCTGACCAGTTTATTGATCGTTGGCTTGTTTTTCTTCATCAAAGGCTCCACCAAAGATCGCACCCAGTCATGGCTGTTTGAGGCGGAAGGATTGATCGACGATCAATTACTAGAACGGGTGCGCTACTATCTGCAACAGCGTGCCTATAAGGTGATCAAAATTGAACCAGAGCGGGAATTGGTCACCCTGGAGGGGCATGTTAAGCCAAGTGCATTTTTGGCGGGGCTGTTAGTTTTTCTTTCGGCCTTGGGGCTTGCTTGTCTGGGTTTGGTGTTGAGTATTTTATTACCGACGATCGGCAATTATTTCCTATTTCTCTGTTTGATGGCACCATTGGCCGGGGTGTTCTATTGGCGGGGAGCCGATCGAGATGAGCAAATCAGCTTGCAATTGCGATCTGGTGACTTGAACAGTAGTAATGTGTCGGAGACTGAGCAACTAAGTGAATCTGCATCTACACCTCTAAGCTCACGCATCTGGGTCAGTGCCCACAAGGATGAGTTAGTGACGATGCAAAAGTCTTTGAATTTAGTCAGAGTTGATTAA
- the coaBC gene encoding bifunctional phosphopantothenoylcysteine decarboxylase/phosphopantothenate--cysteine ligase CoaBC — MQGRVLVAITGGIAAYKVCHVVSALAKAGVEVQVILTNSAIEFISPLTFATLSRRPALTDADFWQPTHGRPLHIELAEWADLLVIAPLTANTLAKLVHGMADNLLTNVVLASRCPVLVAPAMNTTMWEQATVQANWQKLLQAERYLAIDPGSGVLACDAVGIGRMAEPEAILAAIESILLTKGRQDLQGKQVLISAGGTREFLDPVRFIGNPATGKQGIALAIAASLRGATVTLVLARSAVNSASLNSAIQVIVVETSAQMHHAMLENFGKADITIMAAAVGDVRTASYSDRKIPKALLPESLALEKIPDIVADLAKQRRNDQRLIGFAAQTGNQTEVIAAAKSKLERKQLNIIAANAVDSQQTGFAADTNQATFINDAGVQVTTPLCSKLELAHRLLDFGLNDFK; from the coding sequence ATGCAAGGTCGCGTATTAGTAGCAATAACCGGTGGGATCGCCGCCTATAAGGTTTGCCATGTGGTTTCTGCCCTTGCTAAAGCTGGGGTTGAAGTGCAGGTGATTTTAACCAATTCAGCGATCGAATTCATCTCACCCCTCACCTTCGCTACCCTATCCCGGCGGCCAGCCCTGACTGATGCTGACTTCTGGCAACCGACCCACGGCCGACCATTGCATATTGAACTGGCAGAATGGGCAGATTTGCTGGTGATTGCGCCGCTGACTGCCAATACCCTGGCGAAGCTGGTGCATGGAATGGCGGATAATTTGCTTACTAATGTGGTGCTGGCTTCTCGATGTCCAGTGCTGGTGGCTCCGGCCATGAATACCACCATGTGGGAACAAGCCACGGTGCAGGCCAATTGGCAAAAGCTCTTGCAAGCTGAGCGATACCTGGCGATCGACCCTGGCAGCGGTGTTCTGGCCTGCGATGCGGTGGGGATAGGGCGGATGGCGGAACCGGAGGCGATTTTAGCAGCGATCGAGTCGATTTTATTGACTAAAGGTCGGCAGGATTTACAAGGTAAACAGGTCTTGATCAGTGCTGGGGGGACAAGGGAGTTTCTCGATCCGGTGCGGTTCATTGGTAATCCTGCCACTGGTAAGCAGGGCATAGCTTTGGCGATCGCCGCTAGTTTGCGTGGCGCAACCGTGACGCTGGTTTTGGCTCGTAGTGCGGTAAATTCAGCTAGCTTGAATAGTGCGATCCAGGTGATTGTGGTAGAAACCTCGGCGCAGATGCATCACGCGATGCTAGAAAACTTTGGCAAGGCAGATATTACAATCATGGCGGCGGCGGTGGGGGATGTAAGAACCGCTAGTTATAGCGATCGCAAAATTCCTAAGGCCTTATTGCCAGAGAGTTTAGCCCTGGAGAAGATTCCCGATATTGTGGCGGATCTGGCTAAACAGAGGCGTAATGATCAAAGACTAATTGGCTTTGCGGCGCAGACTGGTAATCAAACCGAGGTGATCGCGGCGGCGAAATCTAAGCTGGAACGTAAGCAATTGAATATTATTGCCGCAAATGCTGTAGATAGTCAACAAACTGGATTTGCTGCTGATACAAATCAGGCAACTTTTATTAATGACGCTGGTGTGCAGGTGACCACGCCGCTCTGCTCAAAACTGGAGCTTGCCCATCGATTGCTTGATTTTGGTTTAAATGATTTTAAATAA
- the recR gene encoding recombination mediator RecR, translating into MYTRPLANLIEQFQRLPGIGAKTAQRLALHILKRPEAEVEALATALTAAKQKVGMCQVCGHLSAEPVCEICSDDRRDDTTICVIADSRDLIALEKTREYKGKYHVLGGLISPMDGIGPDQLNIQSLLRRASSGKIDEVIMAISPSVEGETTTLYVGGLLKNFTRVTRIAFGIPMGGDLEYADEITLAKAIEGRRELES; encoded by the coding sequence TTGTATACTCGCCCGCTTGCCAACCTGATCGAACAATTCCAACGACTGCCAGGGATCGGTGCTAAAACTGCCCAGCGCCTAGCTTTGCATATTCTCAAACGCCCCGAAGCAGAAGTGGAAGCGCTCGCCACTGCCCTCACTGCTGCCAAACAAAAAGTGGGCATGTGCCAGGTATGTGGACATTTATCCGCAGAGCCAGTGTGCGAAATTTGCAGCGACGATCGCCGCGATGATACGACAATCTGTGTGATCGCTGACTCCCGCGATTTGATCGCGTTGGAAAAAACCCGCGAGTATAAGGGCAAATATCATGTGCTGGGTGGCTTGATTTCACCGATGGATGGGATCGGCCCCGATCAATTAAATATTCAAAGCCTGCTGCGCCGCGCTAGTTCGGGCAAGATTGATGAGGTGATCATGGCGATCTCACCGAGTGTGGAAGGGGAAACCACCACGCTATATGTGGGTGGGTTGCTCAAGAATTTTACGCGGGTGACCCGGATTGCGTTTGGCATTCCAATGGGGGGCGATCTGGAATATGCGGACGAGATTACGTTGGCGAAGGCGATCGAGGGTAGGCGGGAGCTAGAAAGTTAG
- the nrdR gene encoding transcriptional regulator NrdR, producing MLCPFCQNTDSRVLESRSAEMGQSIRRRRECLECRRRFTTYERIEFVPITVSKRDGKVESFDKSKLLRGVVTACEKTGVGSMQIEAMIDELEAQLQLRSDRHVTSAEIGEMVLEALRSLSEVAYVRFASVYRQFQGVTDFAEALRQFDAKYQHEHQHDEIVGPEKVELKNEEAIVSKSESN from the coding sequence ATGTTATGCCCCTTTTGCCAGAATACCGATAGCCGCGTGCTGGAGTCTCGATCGGCGGAAATGGGTCAGAGTATCCGCCGCCGCCGTGAATGTTTAGAATGCCGCCGCCGTTTTACTACCTACGAGCGGATCGAGTTTGTACCGATCACGGTGTCCAAGCGCGATGGCAAGGTGGAGTCGTTTGATAAGTCGAAGTTGCTACGCGGGGTGGTGACGGCCTGTGAGAAAACGGGCGTGGGTTCCATGCAGATCGAGGCAATGATCGATGAGCTGGAGGCACAGTTGCAGTTGCGCAGCGATCGCCATGTGACCAGTGCGGAAATTGGCGAGATGGTGTTGGAAGCGTTGCGATCGTTGTCTGAGGTGGCCTATGTGCGGTTTGCATCGGTCTATCGCCAGTTCCAGGGGGTGACTGATTTCGCGGAGGCGTTGCGCCAGTTTGATGCTAAGTATCAACATGAGCACCAGCATGATGAGATCGTTGGGCCGGAAAAAGTAGAACTAAAAAACGAAGAAGCGATTGTTAGTAAATCTGAATCTAACTAA